The region TCTTTGGAGGAGCGAGCCTTACCGATAAAAGCTCTGTAGAGAACAGACTTGAACTAGCGAAGAACTCTCTCACCAAAGATCCGAGCTCATCTGATTTACAGAGAGAACTAACACGTCTAAAGAATTTACAATCGATATCTCATTACTACGATTCGGCCAGAGAATTCGCAAAGATTGTCTCCAGACAAAACCAAAAAGAACACTGCAATTCACATGTAATTGTCACTGGTGGCGGCCCAGGGATTATGGAGGCTGCTAACAGAGGCGCTTTTGATGCCGACTGTAAATCCATAGGTTTAAATATAAGTCTCCCAAACGAACAACATCCCAATGCTTATATCACTCCTGGGCTTTGCTTCAAATTTAATTATTTCGCCTTACGTAAATTTCATTTTGTGATGCGATCAGTTGCAGCTGTCTTTTTCCCTGGGGGATTTGGAACATTTGATGAACTCTTCGAATTACTAACTCTTCGTCAAACAGGAATGAAAACACAAATTCCAATTATTCTATTTGGTCGAGATTATTGGTCGAAAGTGATCAACTTTCAATTCCTTTCAGACCACGGACTTATCTCAGATGAGCACATGAATCTCTTTCAATACGCCGATAGTGCTTCAGAAGCATGGGACATTATCAAACAATAAACGTATCATCTGATAATGGATTGGAAAACATCACTAGATTGGTATTGTTCAGGCAACATTCTCGAGAAAGAGGATCTTGAGCTTTTAGAAAAACATTATCAACAGGTAATCAAAGAAATCGATACGAATCTCTCCCTTGAACTAGCTCCAAAACATATTTGTAATCAAACCAATATTCCAGAGGGAAGTTCTTGGTTTACAGCAGTAGCAGTTGTACTTGATCGATTAAATCCTGTTAAGACTGGCAAGCCAAGAAGTTTAATCGTTGATCAATTAAGCAGAAATCAAAGCAGTTAAGCCCTCTTTATACAAAAGAGTTGAACATAAAAGACCCGATGCCCAACAAAGTCCTCTAGCAGGAGGAATATCGCCAACATAAGCACCGATATAGATAAACCTCACAATTGGGTGAACCCACGCAGCTATTACGGCCACAGGAGAGACAACACCAGCAATAAGACATAGCAGACATGCAGGAGCGTGAAGAGTTATGCTCTCCCAGCAATTTTGATGACACCAAACAGCTCTTTTACCAAAATCGGGGAGCTCGTCAAACAAAGCCCTTGGAGCACTCATATTCTCAGCAGAATATCCAGCTTTGACTCGGCCATAAGTTAGTGGCCCAATTGAAAGCAAAACAACAACGACAGACAGGCAAAGGCTCCAAGCAAAAGCTGTTTCCATGGAATAAAAAATGATATCTCGACCCTAAGCGAGGCAGAGTCAAAGTGAGGATCAAAGGTTGGGTTTCAACTGATAAGCCTAAAAGTTCATTCAAATAAAATTTTCAAAAAGAAGATAAAAACACAATAATTAGTTAATAAGCTTGTTATTCTCTAGGAGTCATAAAGAGTTCTGCTCGACTAAATCATCCATTATCAAAGTAATCCAACCATGGACTGGGATTCTGCAAAACAACATTGCAATGAGCGAAACTGGCAATGGTCATTGGAATTAATCAATCAGGCACAAAAGGAGATGGAAGAATTAGAGACGAAACTAAAAAAATGTGAGGATCAGCAGAAAGCTAATCGTTTATATAACGCCTGTAATTACTAATGGAAGAAATGAGCGCAACAATAGTTCCATTGGGTTCACTTGCACTTTTATTTGCTGTGATATCAATCCTTGTGTTCCTTAGGAAGGCAAGTATCGCAAGACAAGCTGATGAGTCAATAAAAAATAGAATGGAGGCAAAAAGAAATGAAAAGACCGAATCTCTTGAAGAACAAAAAAAACGTTTAGAACTTTTGCTTAGAAAATAAAGAGATACTTACTTACAAATTATCATCGCTTATTTTACCAATTCTTTTAATCGGATTAGACCCGTCTCTATGATTTGCTGGATCAAATGGAAAATTTGTATCTGGGCCTAAAAGATCATCAATACTTTTTGAATCCATTGAGCCTTGATCATTTTCAATATCAACATCCGATGTCATTAACACCTGCTGTGCTTCAACCGACTGGAAGCAAAAACTAACTACTAAAAATAGGGACAGTAATAATCCAAACCAAGTTTTTATAACACTTTTCATTGAGAAGTAAAAGATTAACTATTTGCTAAAGGAAAGTATATTTCCTTATGTCCTATCAACTACTAGTCCTCAAAAATAAGACATGCAGGTGAGGAAGGATTTAAATCACACTCTCTCTCCCAGTATGAAGCTATCGCTGTCATTCCTCTTTTGACTAACTCGTGCTTTCTACCTATGTCACCCATATTCTCGCTGGGGACGCTAAATGAAGTTTGAAGTTTCATAGATTTCCTCTTCAATTAATATCGGTCTAAACCATCAAGAAGGCCTATGGCAAGTGAATTTATCCTCATCTTTCTCTTAAATTATTTTAGAGTCATCAATTAAAATATCTTTAATCTGGGAAAATCAATTTTTGACATCTAATGAGCTGCTTAAAAAAGCAAAGTCAACCCCAAGCAATTAAGGGTTATAACAAGTGACTCCAAGAATAATTTCAATAATGACATTAGGCATCGCCATTTCAGGACTTTCAGTTTGGTGGGTCAGAATAACCCTCAAAGAGGGTAACAAGGCACTTCAAGAAAGCAAAAAAAAGAATCTAGACAATTAACACTTTCATCGATTTAGGCACAAACAATGCTTTGAGAAAAATCATTTGAACATTTACTAAAAAAAAGCACCTCCACTTAAATAGTAGAGGTGCTAAGAAACACATTCTTCAGACCAACTAACAGCTACTTCTTATTAAGGGCAGCCTTAACCTTTGTGGGAG is a window of Prochlorococcus marinus str. MIT 0917 DNA encoding:
- a CDS encoding MAPEG family protein; translation: METAFAWSLCLSVVVVLLSIGPLTYGRVKAGYSAENMSAPRALFDELPDFGKRAVWCHQNCWESITLHAPACLLCLIAGVVSPVAVIAAWVHPIVRFIYIGAYVGDIPPARGLCWASGLLCSTLLYKEGLTALISA
- a CDS encoding LOG family protein gives rise to the protein MSTHNRSDDPELVRKNLELIISSNNYQLAHEDRELLNSDEMRGVRMLLEINKPEKILEEQNILSTIIVFGGASLTDKSSVENRLELAKNSLTKDPSSSDLQRELTRLKNLQSISHYYDSAREFAKIVSRQNQKEHCNSHVIVTGGGPGIMEAANRGAFDADCKSIGLNISLPNEQHPNAYITPGLCFKFNYFALRKFHFVMRSVAAVFFPGGFGTFDELFELLTLRQTGMKTQIPIILFGRDYWSKVINFQFLSDHGLISDEHMNLFQYADSASEAWDIIKQ